Genomic DNA from Methanofollis sp. W23:
GTTCCTCCAATTGATCTTCAGTTACCGAATAGGTGAGATTTCCGACATACAATCTGCTGGTTTCCATCTCTGGTCCCCCTCGGTGTTGAGATGTCAGTCGAAGAAGATAATAGTTTGGTGCGCTGGGAGGACAGGAACATGATCCAGGTGAACTGGACCTCGTCTGCAGTAGCGAGCGGTCAGAGATCAAAATGTCAGGAAGGGACTGTAGATACCTTCGTGATGTCCACAAGACAGGTCCCCCTCAAATACTCTCCTCAATCATCCCTCATCACTCGAAGAGGAACCTGGGCCTCTTATCCTGATGGAGTTTGACAAGAGAAGGTCTCCCCACCAGGTTCACTGCCCTACCCTCCCCGGCCAATCACCGCCAGGAGGGCTGGGGACAAACCGGGGAATTGAGAAGATTTCTGATCTTCGACTGAACCCACCGGCGTAAAGCACGGAAGGCATGTCAGTAGGAGCAGCAACCCCATCTGGCTCTGTAAATACCCTCTGGATGGGAAAGGCCACGACACGACAGGTCGAGGACAGCAGCACCCCATTCATATTTATCTATTCTGCCTTTCCACCCCTCATCGTGGTCCACGTGGTCCAGGAGGTCAGGGGGGCACTTGCCCCCAGCGCGGGGTTGTAGGAAGGCACGTCGATCAGAATGGCCGCCCCGACCCCCACGATGAAGATAGTCGAGGGGCGGCGATGAAACTGGATCTTTCAGATGCCCAATCGCGAGGAGAAAGATCCTCTTAAACTCTGTAGCACTGCTCAGAACGATTTTCATCGCGTATGCTTGAGCCCCACCTTCATGCCCGATTCTACAGAACCGATTAATTCTTATTTGCTCTCTGTACCAGAGAACATCAAGCCGGCGGCATCCCAACTTCGCCAAAAAAAGAGTCTGGAAAAAGTTCAGGGGAGCCCGATGGACTTTGCCCTGCACCGCTGCCAGACGACGCGGCCCACGACCTTGAAACACTGTTCAAGTTCGTCGAAATTGGGGATGTCGTGGTCCTTGAGGATCTTGATCCCCGCGTCCATGCACTCGCCGCCAAGGAGAGTGCCGACGACGAGGTTCTCGGTCTTCCCGCTGAAGTTGATGATCTGGTGGGCCAGACTCTCAGAGTCCAGGACGAGGTTCGGGAACCCGACCACAAAGGCGATGTCCCAGAGGTCGGAGTGACGGGCAAGCACCTCGAAGACCTGCTGGAAACGCTTCTCAGATGCATCGCCGAGGAGGTCGAGGGGGTTTGCATGACTCCAGTAGTCAGGGAGGATCTCATTGAGCTCGTTCAGGATCGCAGGCGGCAGGTCAATGAGGTCAAGACCGTACATCTCGGCATAATCCGAGGAGAGGACCGCAAACCCACCGGCATTGGTGATCACGATCGCACGCCTGCCCTTCGGGTACCCGCCAGGCGACGCACAGAGTTCGGCCACCTCGAAGGCACCCCTGAGCGCCCTGACCGGGATGACCCCGGCCTCCCTGAACGCCTCCATGTAGACCTCATACGATCCCGAGAGCGAACCAGTGTGAGACGACGCCGCCTTCTGCCCCTTCTGTGAAGAACCCGACTTGATCGCCACGACCGGCTTCTTCTTCGCCACCTCGGAGACGACCTCCATGAACTCACGGCCATTGGTGAGCTGCTCGATGTACAGGATGATCGCTCTCGTGCTCTTGTCCTGCTCCACAAACCGGAGATAGTCCAGGAAGTCGAGGTCGGCCTGGTTGCCCACCGAGAAGACCGCCGAGAACCCGATGTCCTGCTTGAGACTCCAGTCGACGACCGTGTTGATGATCGCACCGCTCTGTGAGATGAAGGCGACACTGCCGGGCTTGGGTGACTCGTGGACATAGGTGGTGTCCAGGCCCCGCGGTGGGATGATCAGGCCCAGGCAGTTAGGGCCGACGACCCTGATGTGGTAGTGCCTGGCAATGTCAAGCATCCGCTCTTCGAGGACCTTGCCCTCCTCTCCGGCCTCCTTGAATCCGGCGGTGATGACCACGACCAGCGGGATCTTCTTCTCGCCGCACTCCTGCATCACTCGCGGGACATGGACCGCCGGGACGGTGATCACCGCAAGATCGATGGGGTTGGGGATCGCCGTCACGTTCGGGTAGGCCTTCAACCCCTGGACCTCGGTCCGCTTGTTGTTGACCGGGTAGATCTGACCGGGGAAGTGGAGAAGGTTGTGGAGGACAGCATACCCCATCTTCTGCGGGTTCGACGAGGCCCCGATGACCGCCACCGAGCGCGGGGTGAAGTATTCGGGAGGGACAAAAGTCCGCTCCCTGCGCTCGACAGGTTTGAGATCCTCGTCCACGATGATCCTGGCATCCACCGCACAGGCGCCAGACTCGTACAGCCGCAACGGGTTGATGTCGAACTCGGTCACCTGGGGGTTCTCCTCGAAGAACCGCGCCACCCCGGCGATGATCTCAACCAGGGCTTCCTCGTCCCTCGGCTTCATCCCGCGGTATCCCGCGATGAGGGGGTAGGCGTTGATCTCCCTGACCATCGTCCTGATCTCCTCTTCGGAGACCGGGACGATCCTGAGGGTGACATCCTTCATCAACTCGACAAGGGTGCCGCCCATTCCGAAGGTGATCACCTTCCCGAAGGCCGGGTCGGTCTTCCCGCCCAGGATGAGTTCAAGACCTGGCTGTGCCATCTCTTCGACGATGACGCCCTTGACCTCGGCTTCTGGATCATATTCTTTCGCAGAGTCCACGATCTGCGTAAATGCCTTCTTTGCCTCGGCAGCCCCTGAGATCCCCACAACCACGCCGCCAGCATCGCTTTTGTGGACGATCTGGGGGGATACTACCTTCATGACGACCGGAAAGCCAATGGCTGACGCCGCTTTCGCGGCTGCATCGGCGTTCGTAACAATCTCGAAGCCAGGGGTTGGGACACCATATTCCCGGAGAAGATCATACCCCTCTGCCTCACTCAGCATTCTCTTTGCCATGGAAATTTCCTCTCAGATACTAGGAACGAACTGACCCGAAGCAGCCATCTGAGGCATCTTGACGGCCAGGATCAGGGAACAGCGCTCTCAAATGTGACAACATTCGGTATATGCACTGATTTGAAATAAGTATTGGATTGATACCATAGTGGTGTACTCCTGGCTTTAAGTTCTTTTTGAATTTGTTGAAGACCCTATCGGCAATCGCCGAAGATCCGTGCCCGCCCTTCATCCAGGGACACGCGAAACAGACGTAATTGATGAGATCTTTTCCTTAATTCGTCCATAAATGCTGAATTCCCAGATCTGCGCGATCCCTCACGTACGATCATGTGAGTTTATCTACCTTTCGCAGATCGTCGAAGTATGGTCGTAGATTTAGAAATAAAGCATGAATCAAGCGTACCACAAAATATATATCTAATGTTCACTATTGATCGTGTAGATCTGTCCATGGGAATCCCGCAGGGGTTTTTCCATGGAGATCTGAGGTGCCCCATGACAGAGCGAGACTTTGCTGTGCCTCTCGAGGCCCCGAAGTACTACCGGCCCGACCCCTCCTACAAGGAGCAGTCATGGGTCGGGGACTACCAGACCGCGTATCAGAAATACATCGCCGACCCCGAGGCCTTCTGGAAGGCACGCGCCGCCGAACTCGACTGGTTCGAGCCATTTGACGAGGTGATGCAGTGGGACTTCCCGTACGCCAGGTGGTACCTGAACGGAAAACTGAACATCACCTACAACTGCCTTGACCGGCACGTCAAAAACGGCCGGGCAAACAAAGTCGCCCTCTTCTGGCGTGGAGAGGAGGGCGAAGAAAAGGCCTACACCTACAGCCAGCTTCTCAGGCAGGTATGCCGGTTGGCCAACGGTCTCAAGCGGATCGGCGTGAAGAAGGGGGACCGGGTCTGCATCTACATGCCGGTCATTCCAGAACAGGTCATCGCCATGCTGGCCTGTGCCAGGATCGGTGCGGTCCACTCGGTCGTCTTCGGAGGGTTCGGGGTCAACGCCCTCAACCAGCGGATCAGGGACTCAGGCTCCAGGATCGTGATCACCGCCGACAGTTCGATGCGCCGCGGCAAGGCGATCCAGCTCAAACCGATCGTGGAGGAGGCGGTGGTCAACGCACCCAGCGTCGAGACGATCGTTGTGTTGCGCCGTGACGACCCCAGGGTCGAGCTCCACTCTGAGATTGAGATTGACTTCGAGGAACTGATGGAGAACGAGCCGCACACCTGTGAGGCAGAGGTGATGGACGCCGAAGACCCACTCTTCCTCCTGTACACCAGCGGCACCACCGGGGCCCCCAAGGGAATCGTCCATGCCTGCGGCGGGTACGCCGTCGGGACCCAGTACACGACTAAATATGTCCTTGACGTCAAGGAGGACGACGTCTACTGGTGCACCGCCGATCCCGGATGGATCACCGGCCACTCCTATGTGGTCTACGGCCCCCTCCTCAACGGGGCGACGGTCTTCTTTACCGAAGCGACCCCCGACTACCCGAACCCCGGGATCTGGTGGAAACTGATCCGCGACTACGGCATCTCAGTCTTCTACACCGCCCCGACGGCGATCAGGATGTTCATGCGGGTGGGCGAGGAGTGGCCCGCAAAGTACGACCTCAGTTCGCTGCGGATCCTTGCATCGGTCGGAGAACCTCTCAACCCTGAGGCATTCGAGTGGTTCTACCACCATATCGGCGGCGACCGGTGCCCGATCATCGACACCTGGTGGCAGACCGAGACCGGGATGCACATGATCACCACGACCGTCGGCGAACCGATGCGCCCCGGGTTTGCCGGGCGGCCTATCCCCGGCGTCATCGCCGACGTCGTCGACCACGACGGCAACCCGGTTGAACCAGGGAATGGTGGGTACCTCGTGATCCAGCACCCCTGGCCCTCGATGTTGCGAGGGGTCTTCAACAACGACGAGCGCTACCGGAAATACTGGACCACCATCGACCATGTCTATACTGCCACCGACCTCGCGGTGAAAGGACATGACGGCAACATCATGGTCATCGGGCGCGCCGACGACCTGATCATCGTCGCTGGCCATAATATCGGCACGGCCGAGGTAGAGTCGGCCCTGGTCTCCCACGAGGCCGTCGCCGAGGCGGCGGCGATCGGTGTCCCTGACCCGGTGAAGGGCAACCAGATCAAGGCCTTCGTCATCCTCCGCAATGGACAGGTTGCGAGCGAGCGCCTTGTCTCCGACCTGCGCTATCATGTCAGGATGACAGTAGGACCGATCGCCATGCCAAGCGAGGTGGAGTTTGTCGACTCGCTCCCCAAGACCAGGAGCGGCAAGATCATGCGCCGGGTACTGAGGGCCCAAGAACTCGGGATGGACCTGGGCGACCTCTCGACCCTGGAAGAGTGACCGACCAACTCTTTATATACCTTTTTTACGTCAGTTATAAACATGCACGGTAGCCCAGAGGAATCCCTGAAAATAGAAAATATCGTTGCCTCTGCCAAGGTAACCGACTCCCTTGACCTCATAACGATATCATCACGCATCCCGGGTGCTGACTATGACAAAAAACGTTTCCCCGGCGTGGTCATCAGGATGAAAGATCCAAAGATCGCTGCGCTCGTCTTTGGATCAGGGAAAGTCGTCCTTACTGGTGCAAAGAGTGTGGACAACCTCAACAAGGGTCTTGAGATCCTGGGGAACAAACTCCGCGATCTGGAGATCGAGATCGATGAACATCTCACCTATACGATCCAGAACATCGTCACCTCCGCCGATCTCGGCAAACCGATCAACCTCAACAAGATTGCAATCGGGTTCAACCTCGACAGGATCGAGTACGAACCCGAGCAGTTCCCTGGCCTTGTCTACCGCCTTGATGAACCCAAGGTGGTTGTCCTCCTCTTCGGGTCAGGGAAGCTGATCATCACCGGCGGCAAGCAACCTGAAGATGCGCGCCTCGCGGTCAGGAAGATCATGACAGATCTCTCAAATCTTGGCCTCCTCTAAGCTATACCTTTTTTAATTATTGAGTCAATATATTTGAGAAGAGAACCCCCTTCAGCCATCGGGAACCTCATATCGACGGGCGGCCATGAGGATCCAACTGCAAGGAGCTCCTATTTTGAGAGATGATATTGTATCTGTGATTATCGTGCGCGATATATATCGAGCACCAATATTCATATAGTCCAGATACGAAACCTAATATTGGTCAACTGGGTGAACAATCATGAAAGCAGAAGAAGTCCTGTACTTTACTCAGAAAGAAGAAGAGTTCGCCACACTCCTCATCGACATTGGGATCAAGCGCAATGTTGCAAAGGTGCTTGTATATCTTGCCAACACCGATGAGGCAACCTCCCGGGAGATCGAGCGTGGCACCGACCTCAGGCAACCTGAGGTCTCGATTGCGATGCGCTACCTCAAGGAGAAGAAGTGGATCAACACTCGCGAGAGCAAGGCCGAGAGCAAGGGGCGCCCGGTCAAGATCTATTCACTTTCCAAACCGATCAACGAGATCATCGACATTATCGAGAAAAATAAAAGAAAAGAGGTTGATAACCAGCTGGCGCTCATTGAGAAGGCCAGGGGCCTGATCTCGTAAGGGTCTTGCACCCCCCGCTCTCCCCGACCAGAACCCATATTTTTTCTGCAAATTCCGTAAATATCCCGCAGGTCAGGACACCTGGCAGGGCATTCAGTTTTGTCTCAAGTCCTTCAGGATCGGCGATCGTCCCGAAGTCGCAGTCCAGGACAAAGTTTCCATTGTCAGTGATGACAGGGCCGTCTTTTTTCACGCCTTCCCGCAACGCGGGCGTGCCGCCGAGGGCCGCGACCTGTTTTTCCACAAGGGCGAGGGCATAGGGGACGACTTCAAGTGGCACCGGGACATTGAGATGTTCGGAGAGTTTTGATGGGTCCACAACGGTGATGATCCGTTTTGATGCCGCGGCCACGCATTTTTCGCGGGTGTGCGCCGCACCGCCGCCCTTGATGAGGCGGAAGTCGGCGTCCACCTGGTCGGCGCCATCGATGGTGAGGTCGATCTCAGGGTAATCTACGAGGTCGGCCACCCTGATCCCGGCCGCCCGCGCCCGCATCGCCGACTGGTACGAGGTCGGGATCCCGACGATAGAGAGCCTTTCTTCTCTGACCCGTTCGCCGATCCTGAGGATCGCATAATGCGCCGTCGACCCAGTGCCGAGACCGACGACCATCCCGTCCCGCACCTCCTCGGCGGCGGCGAGGCCCGCGACTCGTTTCACTTCGAGGTTGTCCTGTTTGCTCATTGAAAAAAAGTATGGAAGCCTGGACAGATAAGGAGTGCCGCCGGGGACCGAGTGCCACGCGAGGGGTGGAGTCTGGAGAGGACAGACCAATGGCGGACCGAAGTTCCGGGTGAACAGGCGAATTTTCGGTCCTGTAGAATCAGGCACACACCCCAGGGTCCAGGCATAGAGGGAGCATATCCCAAAAATATCCACCGCTCGATCAATCACGTGGTTCGAGATTCATCTCTGCCATTTTTCTGCCTTCCCCGCTTCAATCACAATCTTCTCCGGTCACACAGCAAGGGCCGGAGAGTTTCAGGATGACTTCAGGATGAAAATGATCTGAGTCTCTGGGTCATGCACCGAACTGGGTTCCTCCTTCTGGGCACGACACTACGCAGGAACGTCATCGAATGGCTACCCCAGGCGCGAGATGACGGGGAGGGTTCTGCGATTGAGGGCGGCACACCCGATCATCACGCCTTCCCTAAGACCGGTGCCGAGGGCGCGGCCCCCAGATCCCCAGGGATTAAGATAGGGACTGGAAGGCACAACCAACGATCATAAAGAGAGAGGTGCCGTCCCCCGCCAATCGCAATCGCCGAGGGTGCGGGGGGTGGGCGGGCGGCGAGCCCCCCGTCAAAGAGGACCATCAAGAGGATTTCTACAGGGCCAAAAGTTCCTCAAGTCCACTCCTGCTCACAGCCAACAGACCTCCAGGAGGAAGATTGAGTCGGGAAGGCGAAGATAAACTTTCATGATGAGTAGGGCACCCTTCCTCTCCCAATTTTGCTGCGGGGGTGTGGGGGGTGGCACGCCTCCCGCCACAGAACTCCATCCAGATGATTTCTACAAAGCCAAAAAGAGGCTCTGTAGAAACCCTCTGGATCTCTCTCTGGTGGGGGGCTTGGCCGTTCGAAGATTTCCAATCTTCTCAACTCCTTCCAGTCGTCCCCCCGAACCCCCCGCAACACGAGAGGTCGAGGACAGCAATCATTCTTCAGGGAGGTCGAATATGCCTTCCCAGGTCCTATCATCATCCCGGGGGTCCGGGGGCAGGGCCCCCGGCACGAAGAGGTGGGAAGGAGGGTGAGTCACGCGTGCACCTATAAAGGGTGAGAATTTCTACAAAGCCAAAAAAGAAGAAAAACCCTGCCCAGGGTGTGACACAGGGGCGTTCACTTCAGGAGGTCGCGGATGCCGGCCTCGGCCCCGCTTGCCGTGCAGTCCAGGGTGATCGGGGTGACCGAGACATTCCCTTTCCTGATCGCATGGACATCGGTCCCTTCCTCCGCATCATCGACCAGCGGTCCATTGATCCAGTAATACGGCCTCCCGCGCGGGTCAAGGCGCCGCTCCACCCCGGTGTGGAAGAGCTTGCGCGCCAGATGGGTGACCTCGTAGCCTCCCTGCACCTTCGAGGGGATGTTCACATTGACGACATCAGTCGCCTCCGGAAACCCGCGTGCAAAGATCCGTTCGCAGACGTCCCGCACCACCGTCTTCGCCTCCTCGAAACTGCTCCCCACATGACGCGGGTCGTCGAACTTG
This window encodes:
- a CDS encoding acetate--CoA ligase family protein → MAKRMLSEAEGYDLLREYGVPTPGFEIVTNADAAAKAASAIGFPVVMKVVSPQIVHKSDAGGVVVGISGAAEAKKAFTQIVDSAKEYDPEAEVKGVIVEEMAQPGLELILGGKTDPAFGKVITFGMGGTLVELMKDVTLRIVPVSEEEIRTMVREINAYPLIAGYRGMKPRDEEALVEIIAGVARFFEENPQVTEFDINPLRLYESGACAVDARIIVDEDLKPVERRERTFVPPEYFTPRSVAVIGASSNPQKMGYAVLHNLLHFPGQIYPVNNKRTEVQGLKAYPNVTAIPNPIDLAVITVPAVHVPRVMQECGEKKIPLVVVITAGFKEAGEEGKVLEERMLDIARHYHIRVVGPNCLGLIIPPRGLDTTYVHESPKPGSVAFISQSGAIINTVVDWSLKQDIGFSAVFSVGNQADLDFLDYLRFVEQDKSTRAIILYIEQLTNGREFMEVVSEVAKKKPVVAIKSGSSQKGQKAASSHTGSLSGSYEVYMEAFREAGVIPVRALRGAFEVAELCASPGGYPKGRRAIVITNAGGFAVLSSDYAEMYGLDLIDLPPAILNELNEILPDYWSHANPLDLLGDASEKRFQQVFEVLARHSDLWDIAFVVGFPNLVLDSESLAHQIINFSGKTENLVVGTLLGGECMDAGIKILKDHDIPNFDELEQCFKVVGRVVWQRCRAKSIGLP
- the acs gene encoding acetate--CoA ligase, which encodes MTERDFAVPLEAPKYYRPDPSYKEQSWVGDYQTAYQKYIADPEAFWKARAAELDWFEPFDEVMQWDFPYARWYLNGKLNITYNCLDRHVKNGRANKVALFWRGEEGEEKAYTYSQLLRQVCRLANGLKRIGVKKGDRVCIYMPVIPEQVIAMLACARIGAVHSVVFGGFGVNALNQRIRDSGSRIVITADSSMRRGKAIQLKPIVEEAVVNAPSVETIVVLRRDDPRVELHSEIEIDFEELMENEPHTCEAEVMDAEDPLFLLYTSGTTGAPKGIVHACGGYAVGTQYTTKYVLDVKEDDVYWCTADPGWITGHSYVVYGPLLNGATVFFTEATPDYPNPGIWWKLIRDYGISVFYTAPTAIRMFMRVGEEWPAKYDLSSLRILASVGEPLNPEAFEWFYHHIGGDRCPIIDTWWQTETGMHMITTTVGEPMRPGFAGRPIPGVIADVVDHDGNPVEPGNGGYLVIQHPWPSMLRGVFNNDERYRKYWTTIDHVYTATDLAVKGHDGNIMVIGRADDLIIVAGHNIGTAEVESALVSHEAVAEAAAIGVPDPVKGNQIKAFVILRNGQVASERLVSDLRYHVRMTVGPIAMPSEVEFVDSLPKTRSGKIMRRVLRAQELGMDLGDLSTLEE
- a CDS encoding TATA-box-binding protein, producing the protein MHGSPEESLKIENIVASAKVTDSLDLITISSRIPGADYDKKRFPGVVIRMKDPKIAALVFGSGKVVLTGAKSVDNLNKGLEILGNKLRDLEIEIDEHLTYTIQNIVTSADLGKPINLNKIAIGFNLDRIEYEPEQFPGLVYRLDEPKVVVLLFGSGKLIITGGKQPEDARLAVRKIMTDLSNLGLL
- a CDS encoding ArsR family transcriptional regulator, with the translated sequence MKAEEVLYFTQKEEEFATLLIDIGIKRNVAKVLVYLANTDEATSREIERGTDLRQPEVSIAMRYLKEKKWINTRESKAESKGRPVKIYSLSKPINEIIDIIEKNKRKEVDNQLALIEKARGLIS
- the rpiA gene encoding ribose-5-phosphate isomerase RpiA codes for the protein MSKQDNLEVKRVAGLAAAEEVRDGMVVGLGTGSTAHYAILRIGERVREERLSIVGIPTSYQSAMRARAAGIRVADLVDYPEIDLTIDGADQVDADFRLIKGGGAAHTREKCVAAASKRIITVVDPSKLSEHLNVPVPLEVVPYALALVEKQVAALGGTPALREGVKKDGPVITDNGNFVLDCDFGTIADPEGLETKLNALPGVLTCGIFTEFAEKIWVLVGESGGCKTLTRSGPWPSQ